In a single window of the Rhodamnia argentea isolate NSW1041297 chromosome 2, ASM2092103v1, whole genome shotgun sequence genome:
- the LOC115751380 gene encoding WAT1-related protein At4g08290-like isoform X2, protein MHELFALPSFSSPVYKEALPLPLRSHTKFEREREREMGGGSMSVSCGGFNKVKPYLLMVGLQFGTAGMYVISTQTLKNGMSRYVLIVYRNAIAALVLAPFALVLERKIGPKMTFSIFFRIVALGFLEPILDQNFAYLGMMYTSASFASAIMNAVPSVTFVMAVMLRLERAKIKEVRGIAKIVGTIVTFLGALVMTVYKGPMIRLIRSTGTAQSRAGTDPSDQHWVAGTLFILIGCCAWSAFFNLQSAAVALVAERHPAAWRVGWDFRLLAPVYSGVVGSGITYYVQGIVMKTRGPVFVTAFNPLCMIIVAALGSIILSEQLYLGSIIGGIIIAIGLYSVVWGKGKDYPIPLQECADPKDETQKLPVSVANGVAGDHDGTRK, encoded by the exons ATGCACGAATTGTTTGCATTgccttctttttcctcccccGTCTATAAGGAGGCTCTCCCATTGCCTCTCCGTTCGCACACCaaattcgagagagagagagagagagagatgggcggTGGGAGCATGAGCGTGTCTTGTGGAGGGTTTAATAAGGTGAAGCCGTACCTGCTGATGGTGGGGCTACAGTTCGGGACGGCCGGGATGTACGTGATAAGCACGCAAACCCTGAAGAACGGCATGAGCCGATACGTCCTCATCGTGTACCGCAATGCCATTGCTGCTCTGGTCCTCGCTCCCTTCGCTCTCGTCCTCGAAAG GAAGATCGGACCGAAGATGacattctctattttcttccGGATCGTGGCGTTGGGATTTCTCGA GCCCATCCTTGATCAGAACTTTGCGTATCTGGGGATGATGTACACGTCGGCGTCGTTCGCGTCGGCGATTATGAACGCGGTTCCATCGGTAACCTTTGTCATGGCCGTGATGCTCCG ATTAGAGCGAGCCAAAATCAAGGAGGTGCGTGGGATCGCGAAGATCGTCGGGACGATCGTGACGTTCCTCGGTGCATTGGTGATGACAGTGTACAAAGGTCCTATGATCCGCCTGATTCGGTCCACCGGCACGGCCCAAAGCCGTGCCGGCACAGACCCGTCCGACCAGCACTGGGTTGCCGGCACGCTTTTCATCTTGATCGGCTGTTGTGCCTGGTccgccttcttcaacctccaa AGCGCGGCAGTGGCGCTTGTCGCGGAGCGTCACCCGGCCGCGTGGCGAGTCGGGTGGGACTTTCGGCTCCTCGCTCCTGTTTACAGC GGCGTGGTCGGCTCCGGAATCACGTACTACGTGCAAGGCATAGTGATGAAGACGAGGGGCCCGGTGTTCGTCACGGCCTTCAACCCTCTGTGCATGATCATCGTCGCGGCCCTCGGTTCCATCATCTTGTCCGAACAGCTTTATCTCGGAAG CATTATCGGAGGAATCATCATCGCGATCGGTCTCTATTCGGTGGTGTGGGGCAAAGGCAAAGACTATCCGATCCCATTGCAAGAATGTGCTGACCCGAAAGATGAAACCCAGAAGCTGCCGGTCTCTGTGGCAAATGGGGTCGCTGGGGATCATGATGGTACCAGAAAATGA
- the LOC115751380 gene encoding WAT1-related protein At4g08290-like isoform X1, with amino-acid sequence MHELFALPSFSSPVYKEALPLPLRSHTKFEREREREMGGGSMSVSCGGFNKVKPYLLMVGLQFGTAGMYVISTQTLKNGMSRYVLIVYRNAIAALVLAPFALVLERKIGPKMTFSIFFRIVALGFLEPILDQNFAYLGMMYTSASFASAIMNAVPSVTFVMAVMLRLERAKIKEVRGIAKIVGTIVTFLGALVMTVYKGPMIRLIRSTGTAQSRAGTDPSDQHWVAGTLFILIGCCAWSAFFNLQSITVKKYPAELSLSSLICLMGAMQSAAVALVAERHPAAWRVGWDFRLLAPVYSGVVGSGITYYVQGIVMKTRGPVFVTAFNPLCMIIVAALGSIILSEQLYLGSIIGGIIIAIGLYSVVWGKGKDYPIPLQECADPKDETQKLPVSVANGVAGDHDGTRK; translated from the exons ATGCACGAATTGTTTGCATTgccttctttttcctcccccGTCTATAAGGAGGCTCTCCCATTGCCTCTCCGTTCGCACACCaaattcgagagagagagagagagagagatgggcggTGGGAGCATGAGCGTGTCTTGTGGAGGGTTTAATAAGGTGAAGCCGTACCTGCTGATGGTGGGGCTACAGTTCGGGACGGCCGGGATGTACGTGATAAGCACGCAAACCCTGAAGAACGGCATGAGCCGATACGTCCTCATCGTGTACCGCAATGCCATTGCTGCTCTGGTCCTCGCTCCCTTCGCTCTCGTCCTCGAAAG GAAGATCGGACCGAAGATGacattctctattttcttccGGATCGTGGCGTTGGGATTTCTCGA GCCCATCCTTGATCAGAACTTTGCGTATCTGGGGATGATGTACACGTCGGCGTCGTTCGCGTCGGCGATTATGAACGCGGTTCCATCGGTAACCTTTGTCATGGCCGTGATGCTCCG ATTAGAGCGAGCCAAAATCAAGGAGGTGCGTGGGATCGCGAAGATCGTCGGGACGATCGTGACGTTCCTCGGTGCATTGGTGATGACAGTGTACAAAGGTCCTATGATCCGCCTGATTCGGTCCACCGGCACGGCCCAAAGCCGTGCCGGCACAGACCCGTCCGACCAGCACTGGGTTGCCGGCACGCTTTTCATCTTGATCGGCTGTTGTGCCTGGTccgccttcttcaacctccaa TCCATCACGGTGAAGAAGTACCCGGCCGAGCTGTCACTGTCGTCGCTGATATGCTTGATGGGGGCGATGCAGAGCGCGGCAGTGGCGCTTGTCGCGGAGCGTCACCCGGCCGCGTGGCGAGTCGGGTGGGACTTTCGGCTCCTCGCTCCTGTTTACAGC GGCGTGGTCGGCTCCGGAATCACGTACTACGTGCAAGGCATAGTGATGAAGACGAGGGGCCCGGTGTTCGTCACGGCCTTCAACCCTCTGTGCATGATCATCGTCGCGGCCCTCGGTTCCATCATCTTGTCCGAACAGCTTTATCTCGGAAG CATTATCGGAGGAATCATCATCGCGATCGGTCTCTATTCGGTGGTGTGGGGCAAAGGCAAAGACTATCCGATCCCATTGCAAGAATGTGCTGACCCGAAAGATGAAACCCAGAAGCTGCCGGTCTCTGTGGCAAATGGGGTCGCTGGGGATCATGATGGTACCAGAAAATGA